A single genomic interval of Alteromonas sp. CI.11.F.A3 harbors:
- a CDS encoding prepilin-type N-terminal cleavage/methylation domain-containing protein: MMNMNNKNQKGFTLIELMIVVAIIGILAAIALPAYQNYVKKARFSELLNASAAAKTAVEVCYQSNAALTNCNSGTNGIPTAITASGDIVGVSTAAGVISVATHADHSSLASTTATFTPTVTSNRLTWTITCSDDSLSNSCTTAAATPTT, encoded by the coding sequence ATGATGAACATGAATAATAAAAACCAAAAGGGTTTCACCCTAATCGAATTAATGATCGTTGTTGCCATTATCGGTATTTTGGCGGCAATCGCTTTACCTGCTTATCAAAATTATGTGAAGAAAGCTAGATTCTCAGAGCTTCTTAATGCATCTGCCGCAGCTAAAACCGCTGTTGAGGTTTGTTACCAGTCAAATGCTGCTTTAACAAACTGTAATTCTGGAACAAATGGGATCCCTACGGCTATAACTGCTTCAGGTGATATAGTTGGAGTGTCGACAGCTGCAGGCGTTATATCGGTAGCTACGCATGCTGACCACTCTAGCTTGGCTAGCACAACTGCTACATTTACTCCTACTGTAACAAGTAATCGTTTAACTTGGACAATTACTTGTAGTGACGATTCACTTTCTAACAGCTGTACAACTGCAGCAGCAACACCTACCACCTAA